GAGCCGTGCTCCGCCGCACCGGCGACTCGATCAGTTCCTGGTCACGCTGCCGACAGCCCTGAAGCACTGCCACCCCGGCCGCGGCGTAGACCTTGAAGAAGTCCCGCCGCCCGATCGTGACCCGCGGTTCGCCGCGCTTGCCGTTGCCGCTGCTCATCGCATCCTCACCGATGGCACGCCAGGCAGTCGTCACTGGCCTCGTTTTCGCGGTGGCACTCGACGCACCAGCCCATGTCGGCCACATTCCGCACCGGCTCGGCCACCGTCATCGAAGCCACGTCACCGTGGCACGTCAAGCACTCGACCCCCGCCCGCGCATGGGCCCTGTGGTTGAAGTGCACCATCGCCGAGTCGGGAATCACATTGACCTTCGCCCACAGGATCGGCTCCCGGTTCTCATTCGCGAGCATCGCTTTCTGGACTTCAGGGTGATCCGGAATCTCCCGCCGATGACAACCCGCACAGGACTGCACCGACGGCATCCCCGCATGAACCCCCTCCTCAGCACCCCGATGGCAACGAACGCACTCCAACCCGGCCTCGATATGAACCTGGTGGTCGTACGCGATCGGCTGCTCGGGAGTAGGCAGGTTCTGCCTAGGCCCACAACCCACCACCAAAGCCGCGGCAAGCCCAGCCAAGCCGACAACGAAACGCCGAGCCCAGACACCGCCAGCCAAGCGGCCCTGGACCGCCGACGCCGTCCAGCCTGGGCTGGCACCGGATGGCCGTCCCAGCGGGCTGGAGGCAAGCGACTGCCTACTTGTTCCAGAGACCTCCGACCTCTCGCAGCGCAGCCGACCGAAGCGAGCGCCGCCTTCCCATCCTCCCGGAGAGCGCGAGCGGCCGCAGGGACGGCCATCCGGCGCCAGCTCAGGCGTGTCCAGCCGACGCCGTCTCACCGCGGCCGCGCCTCAGACCTCTCGGATCCGCTGGTACGAGGGGACTTCCTGCAGCCGCGTCCAGTAGCGCCGCACGTTCTCGCCGAAGTCGTCGATGCCGAGCGACTCCGCCAACTTCAGGCCGTAGCCGACGCAGATGTCGGCGATCGTGAGGCGGTCGCAACACAGAAAGTCACGGCCGTCCGAGGTCGCCGACTCGACCAGCCGCAACCGGCCCAGGAACCACCGGCGGTAGTCCTCCGCGACCTGCGGCACCCTCCGCTCCTCGGGCTCCAGCCGCGTGTAGCGCAGGAACAGCGTCTGCGGGAAAGTCAGCGTCGCGTCGCTGTAGAACAGCCAGTTCAGGTACGCGCCGTACTCCGGGTCGTCCACGTCGACGGCGAGCGGCGTCGGACCGTAGCGGTCGACCAGGTACTTGGCGATGCCCGAGGACTCCGTCATGTGAACGTCGCCGTCGATCATGTAGGGAACCGTGCCGAGGAGGTTGGTCCCCAGGTAGTCCTTCTTGAACACCCGCGGCGGGAAGGGCAGCACATGTAGGTCGTAGTCGATGCCCATCTCCTCCAGCGTCCAGACTGCACGCAGCGACCGGGCGCCCTGGCAGTGGTAGAGCTGGATCGTCACGAGGACTCTCCGCCGGACCCGACGGCCGCCGCCCAACTCGGCTTGCGCTTCTCGCGGAACGCCGCCATGCCCTCGGCCGCCTCCTCGCTCTGGAACATGCGCCGGCTCCAGCCCTGGGTCAGTTCGAACCCCTCGGCGAGCGAGATGTCGGGAACCGCCCGGACCAGCTTCTTGCACTCGACGACCGCGTTCGGGCCGCCCAGGTTGATCGCGTCGATCTCCTCCTGGACCGTCGCCATCAACTCGTCGCGCGGCACGGCCTTGTGGGCCAGGCCGAAGTCCACGGCCTGACGACCGCTGAAGCGGTCCCCGGTCAGGAAGAGCCTCATGCCGTGGTGCGGCCCGAGCTTGCGCAGGCAGACGACGGCGATGATCGCCGGGATGACGCCGATCCGCACCTCGCTGAAGCTGAACATCGCCTCTTCGGCGGTGATCACGAGATCCGAGGCCGCGACCATGCCCAGGCCGCCGGCGAAGGCGTGACCGTTCACCGCGGCGATCACCGGCTTCTCGCCTTCCCAGATCGCTGTCAGCACGTCCGGATAAGGCACGATGCGCTCCGGCTCGCTCTCACCCGGCTGCCGCTTGAGATCGGCGCCCGAGCAGAAGCCTTTGCCGGCGCCGGTGATCACGATCGAGCGCACGTTGTCGTCGGCCTGCGCCGCGGCAACGTGGTCGTAGACCTCGGTAACCAGCGTCGGCGACAGTGCGTTTCGTCGCTCCGGACGGTTCAGCGTGATCCAGGCGGCGCCGCTCTTGACCTCGTAGAGCGTGCACTCCGTACCAGGCTGGTTCGACATGCGGATCCTCCTCGCGTCAACGCCCCGCGACCTGGGCGGCGTCCTCGTCGATCACGACGAGCAGCTCGCCGTTCGCGACCTGCTCGCCCTCGGCGACGCGAAACTCCGAGACCGTGCCCGGTGCAGGCGCCGTCACGCGGTGCTCCATCTTCATCGCTTCCAGGACCAGGAGGAGTTGACCCGACTCGACCCGATCTCCAACCGCCACGTGGGTCGTGATCACCTTGCCCGGCATCGGCGCGGTCAGACCGCCGGCGACGGCCTCCAGGCCGGCGACGGGGAAGCGGGGCAGTTCTCGCAGTTCGACATCGCCCTCCGGACCGTGCACGAGCCAGCGGTCGCCGCGGGAAGTGACGGTCGCCCGCAGCCTGCGCCCGTCGATGACGACCTCGACACCGTCCCCGGTGCGCCGCCGGAACTCGACCGTGTGCTGGCTCGAATCGCCCTCTCCCGCCGTGGCGCGCGTATCGAACCGGCCGTCGCGCTGGATCCGGTACTGGATCTGGAGCGCATCGCCGGCGCCGGTCTCGAAGTCGGCCCGCTCGTAGGGCATGACCGTGTTGCGCCAGCCGCTCCTGATCGTCGGATGGATGCGGGCCGCCTGCCGGCGATCGTGCTGGGCGGCCATGACCGCGCAGATCCCCGCGGCGACCACCTCGTCGGCCGACGGCAGGCGCACGGTTTCCGGCGCCACGCGCTCGATGAAGTCGGTCGTCGTGTCGCCGGCCAGGAACTCGGGCGACCGCAGCGTCGCGACGAGGAAGTCGCGGTTGGTCCGAATCCCCTGCATCCGCGTCGTCTCGAGCACCCGGGCGAGCCGGAGCGACGCCTCGCGCCGGCTCGGCGCGCCGACGATGACCTTGGCGAGCATCGGATCGAACTCGATGCCGACGTCGCTGCCGCTCTCGACGCCCGAGTCGAACCGGGCGTTCGTGCCCGACGGCGGCTGCCAGCGCTCGATCCGCCCGGTCTGGGGAAGGAAGTCGTTCGACGGATCCTCGGCGTAGAGCCGCGCTTCGATCGCGTGGCCGCCGATCGCCAGGTCGTCCTGGGCGAAACCGAGATGCTCCCCCTGAGCGATCCGTAACTGCTCGCGGACCAGATCGAGCCCGGTGATCTCCTCGGTGACCGGATGCTCGACCTGCAGACGGGTGTTCACCTCCAGGAACCAGAAGTCGGTCGGGGCGGAGCCGTCCGCCGGCTGCTCGACCAGGAACTCCACCGTCCCTGCCGAGGCGTAGCCGATCGCCTGTCCGGCGGCCACCGCCGCGGCCCCCATGCGCGCCCGCAGGTCCTCGCTCACGACGGGAGACGGCGCCTCCTCGATGATCTTCTGGTGGCGGC
Above is a window of Acidobacteriota bacterium DNA encoding:
- a CDS encoding cytochrome c3 — translated: MLANENREPILWAKVNVIPDSAMVHFNHRAHARAGVECLTCHGDVASMTVAEPVRNVADMGWCVECHRENEASDDCLACHR
- a CDS encoding ATP-grasp domain-containing protein, producing the protein MITRLLVANRAEIARRIFRSARDMGIATVAVYADGDADAPFVAEADEAIALEGRSSAETYLDIEKVLAAAARTGADAVHPGYGFLSENPDFARAVTKAGLVWVGPSPEAIAAMGDKLSAKELMREAKVPTLEAVELGEDSDLAAAAAEVGFPALVKAAAGGGGRGMRVVESEAELAAAVEGARREAAAAFGDGTVFLERWLASSRHVEIQILGDLHGNLVHCFERECSIQRRHQKIIEEAPSPVVSEDLRARMGAAAVAAGQAIGYASAGTVEFLVEQPADGSAPTDFWFLEVNTRLQVEHPVTEEITGLDLVREQLRIAQGEHLGFAQDDLAIGGHAIEARLYAEDPSNDFLPQTGRIERWQPPSGTNARFDSGVESGSDVGIEFDPMLAKVIVGAPSRREASLRLARVLETTRMQGIRTNRDFLVATLRSPEFLAGDTTTDFIERVAPETVRLPSADEVVAAGICAVMAAQHDRRQAARIHPTIRSGWRNTVMPYERADFETGAGDALQIQYRIQRDGRFDTRATAGEGDSSQHTVEFRRRTGDGVEVVIDGRRLRATVTSRGDRWLVHGPEGDVELRELPRFPVAGLEAVAGGLTAPMPGKVITTHVAVGDRVESGQLLLVLEAMKMEHRVTAPAPGTVSEFRVAEGEQVANGELLVVIDEDAAQVAGR
- a CDS encoding glutathione S-transferase family protein, whose protein sequence is MTIQLYHCQGARSLRAVWTLEEMGIDYDLHVLPFPPRVFKKDYLGTNLLGTVPYMIDGDVHMTESSGIAKYLVDRYGPTPLAVDVDDPEYGAYLNWLFYSDATLTFPQTLFLRYTRLEPEERRVPQVAEDYRRWFLGRLRLVESATSDGRDFLCCDRLTIADICVGYGLKLAESLGIDDFGENVRRYWTRLQEVPSYQRIREV
- a CDS encoding enoyl-CoA hydratase-related protein — protein: MSNQPGTECTLYEVKSGAAWITLNRPERRNALSPTLVTEVYDHVAAAQADDNVRSIVITGAGKGFCSGADLKRQPGESEPERIVPYPDVLTAIWEGEKPVIAAVNGHAFAGGLGMVAASDLVITAEEAMFSFSEVRIGVIPAIIAVVCLRKLGPHHGMRLFLTGDRFSGRQAVDFGLAHKAVPRDELMATVQEEIDAINLGGPNAVVECKKLVRAVPDISLAEGFELTQGWSRRMFQSEEAAEGMAAFREKRKPSWAAAVGSGGESS